The Candidatus Hydrogenedentota bacterium sequence GCTCGACCATGCGTGGAAATACATCCTCGACAATCACCCGCACGACACCATCACGGGCGCCGGTATCGATCAGATGGAGAAGGACAGCCTGTTCCGTTATGATCAGGCGGCAATCATCGGCGACAGCCTCGCCCGGCGCGGCATGCAGGCTGTTCAGATTCAAATCGACAACTCGGACTTGTCGCCGAAAGACTCGGTGCTGACCGTGTTCAATCCGTGCCCGTTCCCGTGGGGCGGCGTCGTGTCATGTTACATTGACATGCCCGACGGCATGGGCTACGAGGCCTTCAGCATCCGCACGCCCGATGGGAAAGAAATCAAGCGCGTACAACTCAAGGAACAGTCGGAACCGGGCATCCTTGTGCGGAACTTGCAGGATATCTCGATCGAACTTCGCGCAAAGCGCGTACTATGCCACATCGAAGTGGATGCAATACCCGCGTATGGCTACAAAACGTATCACATCGTCCGCGAAGACCGATTCGGTTATTTCCCCGGCACGCTGGCCCCCGAAACGAACGTCCTCGAAAACGAGCATCTGCGGGTCGCATTCAACAGCGACGGCACGTTCGACCTCACGCACAAGTCGAGCAGGCATACGTTCCACAACCTGCATTACATCGAGGATTCCGGCGAGACCGGCCACTCGTGGGTGCACATGGAACCGGACGACAATCGCATCATCACGTCGCACGGCGCGCCGGTGTTCATTGCGCTCGAAGAAGCCGGGCCGCTCGTCGCGCGGATGCGCGTGTCGTACCACATGCGCGTGCCCGTCGGGATTCTTGATGAAATGACCGGCGACTTCCGCGAGGCCGAGATGAACCATACGCGACGTCGCGACGAATACCGCGAGATCGTTGTGAAAAGCCGGTTCACGTTGCGCGCGGGCGCGAAACGGCTCGACGTCGAAACGGAACTCGAAAACACGTGCCGCAACCATCGGATGCGCGTTGTGTTTCCCACGCGGCTCGCTGCCGATACCACCGAATCCGAGGCGGGCTTCGACGTGATTTCACGCGACATCCATGTCAAGAAAACCAGCCCGTATTATGGACGCCCGAATCCGCAGTATCCCATGCACCGATTCGTGGACCTTCATGACAAAAAGATGGGATTCGCCATCCTGAACAATTGTGGCATGCGCGAGTACGAGGTCGCGGACACGAAAGACCGCCCGCTCGCGATTACACTTTTCCGCGCGTTCACCTACCGCAACTGCCCGATCTTCGGGCGTTATGAAGTGTACCCGGAGATGGAACTCGCGCAGTGCCCTGGCCGCATGCAATGGAGTTACTCGATATACCCGCATACGGGCGACTGGACGAACGGCGTGTTCGAGCAGGCCGAGCAGTTGAATCTCCCGCTCGAACCGGCCCAATGCGGCCCGCACAAGGGAAAGCTGCCCAAAAGCATGAGTTTCTTTGCGCTCGAAGGTGCGGGGCTCCAACTCGCCGCGTTCAAACGCCACGAGGATCGCCCGGACAGTTTTACCGTCCGTATCTTCAATCCGTCCGGCAAAACCATCAACGGCGCGTTGCGACTCTTCAAGCCCTTCAAGAAGGCGTGGCTCACGAACCTCAACGAAGAA is a genomic window containing:
- a CDS encoding glycoside hydrolase family 38 C-terminal domain-containing protein: MANTRKTVHVVSNSHWDREWCYPFEETRLLLLDFMDGLLDLLDTDPDFHSFTMDSQTMCVADYLEWRPEKRATVEKHVRSGRLIIGPWYSLPEEYIVNGESLVRNLVVGHRIAASLGKVCKMGYTPFSYGQTSQMPQIYNGFGIDTIIFYRGINTPHSEFILEGPDGSRLLGMRFGCMSRFSYYIYVYRVLRYGSDDVFARYDWDRGSAPMRLASERYPREHYYVLDSEKKQWNDAPIREQLLKLVRDESEHFTTSHICCMQGFDSSNPDPMESEIIKLCRKLLPEHDIKLSNLEDYMNAMRKEVKNPTVLTGESRNPGSVGKWTHLCGDVISARIRLKQGNNRAETAVQRKAEPWSAIGSMVGGEYLKTALDHAWKYILDNHPHDTITGAGIDQMEKDSLFRYDQAAIIGDSLARRGMQAVQIQIDNSDLSPKDSVLTVFNPCPFPWGGVVSCYIDMPDGMGYEAFSIRTPDGKEIKRVQLKEQSEPGILVRNLQDISIELRAKRVLCHIEVDAIPAYGYKTYHIVREDRFGYFPGTLAPETNVLENEHLRVAFNSDGTFDLTHKSSRHTFHNLHYIEDSGETGHSWVHMEPDDNRIITSHGAPVFIALEEAGPLVARMRVSYHMRVPVGILDEMTGDFREAEMNHTRRRDEYREIVVKSRFTLRAGAKRLDVETELENTCRNHRMRVVFPTRLAADTTESEAGFDVISRDIHVKKTSPYYGRPNPQYPMHRFVDLHDKKMGFAILNNCGMREYEVADTKDRPLAITLFRAFTYRNCPIFGRYEVYPEMELAQCPGRMQWSYSIYPHTGDWTNGVFEQAEQLNLPLEPAQCGPHKGKLPKSMSFFALEGAGLQLAAFKRHEDRPDSFTVRIFNPSGKTINGALRLFKPFKKAWLTNLNEERESPLKPEGATIKLRVPKKKIVTIEFTL